The following coding sequences lie in one Capnocytophaga stomatis genomic window:
- a CDS encoding VOC family protein translates to MNYDNFFLPAEDFEKSKHFFAEILGLEIKFDFSPMGMIAFKVGNEEAAIILKDKKKFPNVKPTIWLEVDDVVEVYENLRTKGVEFLTPPFPIKTGWAVEFLDPSGNVMGFTDYRANA, encoded by the coding sequence ATGAATTACGATAACTTTTTTCTTCCTGCGGAAGATTTCGAGAAAAGCAAACATTTTTTTGCTGAGATTTTGGGCTTGGAAATCAAATTTGATTTTTCACCAATGGGAATGATTGCCTTTAAAGTGGGTAATGAAGAGGCTGCTATTATCTTAAAGGATAAGAAAAAATTTCCGAATGTAAAACCCACTATTTGGCTTGAAGTAGATGATGTAGTGGAAGTTTATGAGAATTTAAGGACAAAAGGCGTGGAATTTTTAACACCACCTTTTCCCATAAAAACAGGTTGGGCGGTGGAGTTTTTAGACCCTTCTGGCAATGTAATGGGTTTTACGGATTATCGTGCTAATGCTTAA
- a CDS encoding GntR family transcriptional regulator: protein MEIKNNGQAIYLQIVDYVCQKILLGEWQPETKIPSVRELAIQVSVNPNTIARSYEFLKNSGIIIDKRGIGYFVEKNGVEQSRKYRQQEFLQNELPVFFNTLYTLGIELNELQQHYENFKNTLNQKQNENK, encoded by the coding sequence ATGGAAATTAAAAATAATGGGCAAGCTATTTATCTTCAAATCGTTGACTATGTCTGTCAGAAGATATTGTTAGGTGAATGGCAGCCCGAAACTAAAATACCAAGCGTTCGTGAATTGGCAATACAGGTTAGTGTCAATCCAAATACGATAGCCCGAAGCTATGAGTTCCTAAAAAATAGTGGAATTATCATTGACAAACGTGGTATTGGGTATTTTGTGGAAAAAAACGGTGTGGAACAATCGCGGAAATATCGTCAGCAAGAATTTTTGCAAAACGAACTTCCCGTATTTTTCAATACCCTTTACACATTGGGGATTGAACTTAATGAATTACAACAACATTACGAAAATTTTAAAAATACTCTAAATCAAAAACAGAATGAAAACAAGTAA
- a CDS encoding DUF4298 domain-containing protein translates to MTEERLKNIQEMEEILNKTEVFTSEAKQFLEKWENLLPEIKKLSDYYYEGGWKDDYDASNRGEIPEGIPHGVLSEDAIYNATGEHYLIAVEFLKTVTKVIANE, encoded by the coding sequence ATGACTGAAGAAAGATTAAAAAATATCCAAGAAATGGAGGAAATTCTAAATAAAACAGAAGTTTTTACCTCCGAAGCCAAGCAATTTTTAGAAAAATGGGAAAATTTGCTACCTGAAATCAAAAAATTATCCGATTATTACTACGAAGGCGGATGGAAAGACGATTATGATGCTTCCAACCGAGGAGAAATCCCCGAAGGAATCCCGCACGGGGTACTTTCTGAAGATGCCATTTACAACGCTACAGGAGAACACTACCTTATTGCAGTTGAGTTTCTAAAAACAGTTACAAAAGTCATTGCAAATGAGTAA
- the rsmH gene encoding 16S rRNA (cytosine(1402)-N(4))-methyltransferase RsmH, with protein sequence MTNTEGYHKPVLLHESVDGLAIKEDGIYVDVTFGGGGHSREILNRLGKNGRLYAFDQDADAANNAIDDERFTLINQNFRYIKRFLKFYGVKKVDGVLGDFGVSSHQFDVPQRGFSTRFDGVLDMRMNQNAAISAQNILNECSEDELVNILFKYGELKNSRAIAKAIVSARAEQKIVTGNQLQQILKPFLQKFKENKTLAQIYQAIRIEVNEEMQVLEEFLTQLPDIVETGGRISLISYHSLEDRLVKRFIRDGQFEGAPEKDFYGNVSVPFKKVGGLIVPTEAEIAENSRARSAKLRIAERQ encoded by the coding sequence ATGACTAATACGGAAGGATATCACAAGCCTGTTTTGTTACACGAAAGTGTTGACGGGCTGGCAATTAAGGAAGATGGAATCTATGTAGATGTAACTTTTGGCGGTGGAGGTCATTCGCGTGAAATTCTAAACCGATTGGGCAAAAACGGAAGGTTGTATGCCTTTGACCAAGATGCCGATGCTGCCAACAATGCTATTGATGATGAGCGGTTTACACTTATCAATCAGAATTTCAGATATATAAAACGATTTTTGAAATTCTACGGAGTTAAAAAAGTAGATGGCGTTTTAGGAGATTTTGGGGTTTCATCGCACCAGTTTGATGTTCCTCAACGCGGATTTTCAACTCGTTTTGATGGTGTTTTGGATATGCGAATGAACCAAAATGCAGCCATTTCAGCCCAAAACATACTAAACGAATGTTCTGAAGATGAATTAGTTAACATTCTTTTCAAATACGGAGAACTGAAAAATTCCAGAGCCATCGCAAAAGCCATTGTTTCTGCTCGTGCGGAACAAAAAATAGTAACAGGCAATCAGTTACAGCAAATTCTGAAGCCTTTTTTACAGAAATTCAAAGAAAATAAAACGCTGGCTCAAATTTATCAAGCCATTCGTATTGAGGTGAATGAGGAAATGCAAGTTTTGGAAGAATTCTTAACGCAACTTCCTGATATTGTGGAAACAGGCGGGCGAATTAGTTTAATTAGTTATCATTCGTTAGAAGACCGATTAGTAAAGCGTTTCATTCGTGACGGACAGTTTGAAGGAGCTCCCGAGAAAGATTTTTACGGAAATGTTTCCGTTCCTTTTAAAAAAGTAGGCGGATTAATCGTTCCGACAGAAGCAGAAATCGCAGAAAATAGCCGTGCCAGAAGTGCCAAACTTCGAATCGCAGAAAGACAATAA
- a CDS encoding penicillin-binding protein, with the protein MATKNDKRILARTYIVATAMLLLAIVISVKLVKIQIEGDEYRAKADETTLREAEIIPNQGNLYSDDGSLLATSVVRYDVRWDGIAPSEKNFNTYVKPLSDSLSKMFGKPSSYYQNLLKKERKLKNRYLLIAPQLGYSDYLRIKKFPLFEKGPYKGGLIIDKKVKREYPLGGIAHRSIGYERTDENGYTIRVGLEGAYSDYIMGTKGRRLEQKIAKGQWKLANGFNIIEPKDGYDVVSTININIQDIAHHALLAQLEKFKAKHGCVIVMEVNSGEIKAISNLELNSKTNTYSERFNYAIGEVHEPGSIFKLMSVVAAIEERGIDTTYVVDIKNGRANYYKETVDDSQKRFTGKINIAKAFAVSSNVGMTEMVHHLFSKNPKDFTDKLSQMGLDQPLGLPIMGERAPYIPKPKDKNWSGISLEWMAFGYGLHLTPLQTLTFYNAIANDGVMVKPRLIKEVREWNKTIEKFNVEIINGKICSKETAQKAKGLLASVVEKPYGTAHKLYSSDFSMAGKTGTARKNYGSNDKSKWSYISSFAGFFPVESPKYSCIVVIHEPDRNVGYYGADVSGPVFKSIAQKIYTNSLLIDTIEDVDNASDKTNIDYDQYYTKAQKYKTIIPNVVGMAAMDAVALLENIGLKVKLVGEGKVIHQSIPSGQKINDNRQILLSLGG; encoded by the coding sequence ATGGCAACAAAAAATGACAAAAGAATATTGGCTCGCACATACATTGTTGCGACTGCTATGCTTTTGTTGGCAATTGTCATTTCTGTGAAACTTGTAAAAATTCAGATTGAAGGCGATGAATATCGGGCAAAAGCGGACGAAACCACATTACGAGAAGCTGAAATTATTCCCAACCAAGGAAATTTATATTCCGATGACGGTAGCTTACTTGCCACATCGGTAGTGCGTTACGATGTACGATGGGACGGAATTGCTCCATCGGAAAAAAACTTCAACACGTACGTAAAGCCATTGAGCGATTCGCTTTCAAAAATGTTCGGGAAGCCAAGTTCGTACTACCAAAATTTGCTAAAAAAAGAACGCAAGTTAAAAAATCGCTATTTGTTAATCGCTCCTCAATTGGGATACAGTGATTATCTGCGTATTAAAAAATTTCCGCTTTTTGAAAAAGGTCCGTACAAAGGGGGGCTTATTATTGATAAAAAAGTAAAACGTGAATATCCTTTAGGAGGAATTGCTCATCGGAGTATCGGATACGAACGAACTGACGAAAACGGATACACCATCCGTGTTGGTTTGGAAGGTGCCTATTCTGATTATATTATGGGGACAAAAGGACGTCGTTTGGAGCAAAAAATCGCTAAAGGACAATGGAAACTTGCCAATGGTTTCAACATCATTGAACCGAAAGACGGATATGATGTGGTTTCTACCATAAATATTAATATTCAAGATATTGCACACCACGCTTTACTTGCCCAGTTGGAAAAGTTCAAAGCTAAACATGGTTGTGTGATAGTAATGGAAGTCAATTCGGGAGAAATAAAAGCTATTTCAAATTTGGAATTGAATTCCAAAACCAACACATATTCCGAACGATTTAATTACGCCATCGGAGAAGTTCACGAGCCTGGTTCTATTTTCAAGCTAATGTCAGTGGTTGCTGCCATTGAAGAACGTGGCATTGACACTACATATGTGGTTGATATTAAGAATGGTAGAGCCAATTATTACAAAGAAACAGTTGATGATTCTCAAAAAAGATTCACAGGAAAAATAAATATAGCTAAGGCTTTCGCTGTTTCGTCAAACGTTGGGATGACAGAAATGGTTCATCATTTGTTTTCCAAAAATCCGAAAGATTTCACTGACAAACTCTCGCAAATGGGATTAGATCAGCCTTTAGGGTTGCCCATAATGGGAGAAAGAGCTCCGTACATACCAAAACCGAAGGATAAAAACTGGAGTGGTATTTCTCTCGAATGGATGGCTTTCGGATACGGCTTGCACTTGACTCCTTTACAAACGCTAACGTTCTATAATGCAATTGCTAACGATGGCGTAATGGTAAAACCGCGACTTATAAAGGAAGTCCGTGAATGGAATAAAACCATCGAGAAATTCAATGTGGAAATTATCAACGGAAAGATTTGTTCAAAAGAAACAGCTCAAAAAGCAAAGGGATTGCTGGCAAGCGTAGTGGAAAAACCATACGGAACTGCACATAAGCTATACTCATCCGATTTTTCAATGGCAGGAAAAACAGGAACAGCTCGGAAGAATTACGGCAGTAACGATAAATCAAAATGGAGCTATATTTCCTCATTTGCAGGTTTTTTCCCTGTTGAAAGTCCGAAATATTCGTGTATCGTGGTAATTCACGAACCTGACAGAAACGTAGGTTATTACGGAGCCGATGTTTCCGGTCCTGTGTTCAAAAGCATTGCTCAGAAGATTTATACAAATTCTCTTCTTATTGATACAATTGAAGATGTGGACAATGCTTCGGATAAAACCAATATCGATTATGACCAATATTACACAAAAGCCCAAAAATATAAAACTATCATTCCCAATGTTGTAGGAATGGCAGCAATGGACGCCGTGGCTCTATTGGAAAACATCGGGCTGAAAGTGAAATTAGTCGGTGAAGGAAAAGTGATTCATCAGTCAATCCCAAGTGGTCAAAAAATAAATGATAACAGACAAATTTTACTCTCTTTAGGAGGTTAA
- the mraZ gene encoding division/cell wall cluster transcriptional repressor MraZ gives MGILIGTYECKIDAKGRITLPAPLKKQLGDLEAGFVLKRSDFQRCIDFYTMDEWNLEMQKVNSLNRYVKENNDFIRKFMSGVKLIEIDSVGRMLVPKDLLEYAQIDKEIVMSALGNRVEIWDKTAYETAIYTSPEDFSALAEKVMGGLGND, from the coding sequence GTGGGAATTCTTATAGGTACATATGAATGTAAAATCGACGCCAAAGGACGGATAACACTTCCGGCTCCTCTCAAAAAACAATTGGGGGATTTGGAAGCCGGATTCGTGCTTAAGCGTTCTGATTTTCAAAGATGTATAGACTTCTATACAATGGACGAATGGAATTTGGAAATGCAAAAGGTAAACAGCTTAAATCGGTACGTGAAAGAAAATAATGATTTCATCCGAAAATTTATGTCTGGCGTGAAACTCATTGAAATTGACTCAGTTGGGAGAATGTTAGTACCGAAAGATTTGTTGGAGTACGCACAAATTGATAAAGAAATCGTGATGTCGGCATTAGGAAATCGGGTTGAGATTTGGGACAAAACAGCTTATGAAACAGCTATTTACACAAGTCCGGAGGATTTCTCGGCGTTGGCTGAAAAAGTTATGGGAGGCTTAGGAAATGACTAA
- a CDS encoding FtsL-like putative cell division protein, whose amino-acid sequence MGKATNEIKNILRGKFLVEGKEATKNWTFIAFLFVLAVIMITSSHNVDNKVHQIAKLNEEVNELKSQFVDVRSQLQKVKLESSLLNKLKSKGLKQPEKPPQKIKVIIKE is encoded by the coding sequence ATGGGTAAAGCAACAAATGAAATAAAAAATATCCTCCGAGGAAAGTTTTTGGTAGAAGGCAAAGAAGCTACCAAAAATTGGACATTTATTGCTTTTCTGTTTGTTTTGGCAGTGATTATGATTACCAGTTCTCACAATGTAGATAATAAGGTACACCAAATTGCAAAACTCAATGAGGAAGTAAATGAACTAAAGAGCCAATTTGTGGACGTTCGTTCGCAATTGCAAAAAGTAAAGCTGGAATCTTCTTTACTTAATAAGCTCAAAAGCAAAGGTTTAAAACAACCTGAAAAACCTCCTCAAAAGATAAAAGTAATCATTAAAGAATAA
- a CDS encoding ABC transporter ATP-binding protein, which yields MITVKNLDFSFRKKNIFKDLNLHIEQGQICGLFGKNGVGKTTFLYNLAGLLFPNQGTIQVLGFTPKDRKTDFLQEIFVIPDEVYLPDTSVEKYQQRLSCFYPKFSLEQFNRFLEGFEIPKDGKLNQLSYGQRKKVFVAFALAANTSLVLMDEPTNGLDIMGKSQFRKIMAEIMGDERCFIISTHQAKDLENLIDRVIVLDEKNILFNESIEQISRRLSFKITSDKSEKAFYAEENFFGNILVLPNEGDAENKVDLELLYKAVISNSKKVNDWFNANTTKI from the coding sequence ATGATAACTGTTAAAAATTTAGATTTTTCTTTCCGTAAGAAAAACATTTTCAAGGATTTGAATTTGCATATTGAGCAAGGGCAAATCTGTGGTTTGTTTGGGAAGAATGGAGTAGGGAAGACCACGTTTTTGTATAATCTTGCGGGTTTGCTTTTCCCAAATCAAGGGACGATTCAGGTTTTAGGATTCACCCCGAAAGACCGAAAAACGGACTTTTTACAGGAAATTTTTGTAATTCCCGATGAGGTGTATTTGCCCGATACTTCGGTGGAAAAATACCAACAAAGGCTATCGTGTTTTTATCCGAAATTCAGTTTGGAGCAATTCAACAGATTTCTAGAAGGATTTGAAATTCCCAAAGACGGAAAACTCAATCAATTGAGTTATGGTCAAAGAAAAAAAGTTTTTGTTGCATTCGCTTTGGCAGCAAATACCTCGCTGGTACTGATGGATGAGCCTACCAACGGACTTGATATTATGGGGAAAAGTCAATTCAGAAAGATTATGGCAGAAATAATGGGCGATGAGCGTTGTTTTATCATCAGTACACATCAGGCAAAAGATTTGGAAAACCTTATTGATCGAGTGATTGTTTTAGATGAGAAAAATATACTTTTCAACGAATCTATAGAGCAAATTTCGAGGCGATTATCATTTAAAATAACTTCTGATAAATCAGAAAAAGCTTTCTATGCTGAGGAAAATTTCTTTGGAAATATCTTGGTATTGCCTAATGAGGGTGATGCTGAAAATAAGGTAGATTTGGAATTGCTTTACAAAGCCGTGATTTCAAATTCTAAAAAGGTAAACGATTGGTTTAACGCTAATACTACGAAAATATGA